AATACTAGCTCTCACCTCTCTGTTTGCAAACGGGCACTTCTCGCACGGTGCCTGCCCAGCGGTGGTGAGAAATtgttcaagaaataaaaatacactggtGTGATTGGGAtatttccctcccttctcccctcttttttttttttaattttttttttttaggatgtgGTCTGGGATGACATTTCTCAAGCAGGGAAAATGCTgcagcacaaacacaaaaatactCTTGGACTCTGCTCATCAGAAGCCCAGAGGTCGGGCAGAGGGTTATGTTTCATTTTAGGAGCGGAAATAAGAAAGGCTTAAGGGTaaggtgggatggggagggaggagggggctgaACTGCAGTGCACACCATTTCCCAGCCAGGGCCACTCTCTGTGCACATATGTCCCGGCACCGGTCACATGAAAGTTCTTTGCAATGTAGTTAATAAATGGGAAAGCGCTATAGGACTGTGGGAGAAATAGGGTGTTGTTAGTGATGGAGAGATTAAGGCCACGCACGCCTTTTGACAGAAGGTTGCCTGGCTCGGACAGCGTTCCCCCTGCTTTAGCCAGAGAGGTACCTGCGGGAGAACAGCGGGATCCTGCTCCCCTTTGAAATCCCAGGGATTGTACCTCCGAGCTCAATGGGAGCAGGATTGAGGCCAGAGTCAAGCGAGGGGTGATTAATGAATGTAGGTTATTCAGAGCAGAGCGGTTCCAATTAGTCCTCAGCAAGCAGTCCTGCGGCAAAGGTGGGCGCTCCCCTGCAATGATTCGTACAGAGAACCCCAACACTTGCTTTGCTTTACCGAACATTAAAACatacatctattttttttccccttcagttgGGCAGTTGGCGTGTTTCGGGCTGAAATTCAAGTGCAGCCTAAGGaaggctgattttatttttttttgttatttccaaaGCAAGATTGCAATGTGGCATAATGATGCCAAACTAGGAaagagcttttttcccctctcaggtTGGGTGTGTGATGGGAATTTTCCCTTTTGAGCTCAGTCTATTCCTAGGAAGGATTGCTCTTATCACTGTTCAAACAGgatggggctttttttcctccgagaaaaaagatatttcaggGAGGTAGCACTGCTCCCCTCACTCGGTGCTACTTGATCAGTTCACAATACTTCAAAAATGCTAATGCCTGGTCCTAACGTTGCCTGCAAGGAAgcctggagcagcagaggggcgCGGGGATGAGGCTGGACCAGAAGAGGGTCCTGCTCCAGGAGCTTGGGGCTCTGCACTCCCTCGAGGGCTGCAGCGCCGCTTCGGCGGGGGCTTTGCCAAGGAGAGGCCTCGTTCCTTCCCTTCCTTCGGGCAGGGCTCCTTCAGGAGCTCTCGGCAAGGGCAGCAGTGAAGCCTCTAAGTGACCCCCTGCAAAAAAACCTAGGCATCAGTAAAGGCTCAGCCAGGGAAGGGGAGATGGGAGAAGAAATAAAGAGCAGCCCTGTCTTTATGAGAGGAGATAATTCTCTGCTCAGCCAATAGCAACCAGTTTACCCACAGATTACACATTAACCAGAAAATAGAACTCAAATTAACCAGAATCTGGAGCTTGAACCATTACTCAAACCCTGGTGCAACGGCAGGTCAGATGCCAAAGGGCAGGTTGGTGCCCCGGCGCTGGGGAGGGGCAAGGTGCAGCATTGGCATCGGGGGCCACGGCCACCAACACCCGCTGTCACCCACGGTGGGGCTGGCTGTCCACACCCTCCACAGGGACCTCAGCAATAGCAGATTGACCTCCAGCAGAACCCATTGCCCACTGATGCAGGCTCTCGTGGGTGCTGGCACTGCGGGGGGGGCTCAAGGTCGCATCCTGACCTCGGCACACAGGGCAGGATGGGGTCCAAGCCGTGGGCTGGACCAGCCAGGCAGAGGAACGGCAACAGGTCCTCTCCTTTCAGTGGCACCAGCACCCGGGAGGGATGACCTTACAGCTGGGAAGAAGTTGCACCAAGAGCAGCGGGGGGAGGAAAacataaaggcaaaaaaaaaatgctgggtttatGAGCCTGAGCCTGGAGATAAAACCCCCATCttggaggggctggagcatcctTCAGAGAGGCCTCCGCTTCTCAAATACACTGGGCAGATAATCCCATTCAAGGAGCACGAGAGGGCTCTGAAAACAGACACTGGAGGCTCTCGGGGAAGGTGGCTTTAAACGAACTGGGCTTGAGGGTTTGAGGAGCCTTTCGAAGTCGAAATGCCCTTCGACATGGAGAACTGAAGTGAAGAGGGGCTCGGAGACCTGAACACTTCTAGCACATTAACCTTCGCAGTGATTGTTTAGGACAAATAACTCTCAAAAGTTGGAGGAAGTCctttgaattttttgttttctctgctccTCAGTTTTCTTTGCGCTTTCTAAGGcctgtagcaaaaaaaaaaaaaaaaaaaaaaagaaagaaaaagaaaaccacagggCAAATGAAAGACGGGGGGAGGgggagcaaagaaaagaaaaaaaggaggcagTATGGACCCAAATGGCACAAAATCTTTCGATCTAGCGTTAAGTGGCTCTGTGACAAGCCAAGCCTGATCCGGTGTCATCTCTTACTAGAGACAGGCATGCTTAGCTGGGATCAGATGATAAGAGGATGTGAAGTCTTCCCTTTCACTTCACTCCATCATAAAACAATCAAAATATAGAGCCATATCATGTCATCAGGTTTTTAAGCAGACCTCCCCTTTGAGATCTCCTAAAACCTGGTGGGACGACCTGAGTCACTGAAACTGCGCTTATTGTAATACTGAGAAGTCAGAAGCAGCACCTGAAAGCTCACGTTTTGCATCTACCTGAAAGATTAACTTGATTTCTAGTGGGCAACAATGTTCCATTTTACACGAAGCtatcctttttccttcttcccctcctgGCTATCATTGAGTCCAGCTCTTGTATCAGCATCACCCCTTTGCCAGGCAGTACGCTGAAGTACTGCTCTCAGAGTTATTGAACTTTAAACTACAGACTAAGAAACTGAGTACGGAAtcaaaaaaatgcagtttattaTTGTAGATTATTCTCTCTTTTGATATAACCATAGAGTcgaaaatgaaagaaaagcacataGGAACATCACACGTGGTTAGTTAGTAACTCAAGATATAAAACAATTTTGCACAGcaaaatatgtaaaagaaaaagtaactgacaagatttttttatatttattgtgGTAAGAtttactttccatttttttttttttttaaaagacaggatATTAGtccctgaaaataaaatttactgaTTATTGCCTTTAAAACTGTGGAATTTTTGAAGTTACAGAAAATCCAGTTCTGCACCACAATACAACTGTAAAAAAATCTGCATCATTTTAAAACTGTGCAGTAATGCCATCTTTATAACTGCATAAACTGTATTAGCGTTCTAAACAGGTtcgtaattttttttgttgtttttgtatTATATGCTTGCAGGTTATATCTTAGTGCAATTCAGTCCCAAATActtcaattttgaaaaaaaataaaaaaaacaaaacaaccaacccatACATTTTGAATGTAAAATACCCCTATAGATATAAACAGGGGTGCCTCCCCCTTTTAATACTTTGGTTTTCAAATACAGTCAGTGGTATAGCAAGGACTACATATACCCAACTTATATTTAAGTTGCAAGCACATGCTGCATAAACTACTTTTTAAAACAGTCCCGTTGCAAATTCTACCCCCCTTTACATCACGACAGTAAACAATTTAGTGcatcaatctttaaaaaaaaaaaaatctacatctaAACAGACCTAACTCTTTCGAATTTATCTATAACATTCCTTTATCTGTAGCATACATTTTAACTGGGCTAACAGATGACAGAAACTAGAATTAAATTATATACTAGGAACCCAGAGCATTCCACATTTGACAATGAccaaatgcaaaaggaaaaaaaaaaaacctggggCAGAtcacttaaaattaatttttagactGTTTTAGGCAACAGCATGGTTTCAATGTCCCCCCCAAGTGGgatgtgatttttgtttttgaaCATCTTTCCAAagttctttttgtgtttgtttgggtttttttttttgttgggatttttttttttttttttttttttgccacattAGGTTATCAAAATCCATTCTGGCAGGTTTTTTGAGAGGGAATGCTTCAGTGCATTTAAAAGGAAGTCTGAAGTTTTGAGTAACTCAAAGCAGTTTTAGAGCAGATGCAAACTTTaatggggaggaagaggaggaggaagatcaAAGGTTGCACTTTTTTGCTTTCAACCCAAAAAAGTGATGAGGCAATAAAACAAAAGGATGAATGCCATGCCATAATAGTCTCCAAAAGTCCATttccaagcaaaagaaaaaaaaaataattataccaTACATGACCAGCATGCAgggttttttattaatataatgtCTCTTTTTCATAGTCTTTCGAAACAGTTATAGTTCATTGTTGCTAAGACAAAATAGCAAGCGTAATGCATGAGATGAGTATGGGATTCTAATGGCAGACTAAAGTCTCACGTTTGGCAGATTAAGGCCAAAACTCACATGAACACACCGAAGGTTGATGCAGGCTTGATTTTGGCAGGTTGATCTAGGCATATCTCTAGTTTTGCACAACAACGCTAAAAACTGATGGAACGCAGCAAGCTGGAGTCTAAAAATTTCAcattgtttttgtatttttttttgtttttgtattgttttttttattttttttaattttatttttctttttgcaaagctCAAATCTCATATGAAGAACTCaggatggcaaaaaaaaaaataatctgacttTTTTGGACACAGCaagctcaaaagaaaaaaacaacctcatgaacttaaaaatatatatataatgtggaTGGCAGGTTTCAAAGAAGAGCAAGCTTCATATGAAGAACTGAGTTGGTGGCGAGTTggatcttttaaatttaaaaaaaaaaaaaaaaacacaacagcaagcccccacaaaaataataataattaaaaaaataataaacagaaaaggaagtcaTGTAGAACTTTAGGTTGGCCAACACGGAGCCAGCccaccttaaaaagaaaaaaaacaaaaaccaacccaaaaagcaactttgttttaaaagtgttttgagtttaaaaaaaaaaaaaaaaaaaaaagtaatagaagGTGGCAAGCTGGGTTGTCGCTCTAGCAAAGCCCCCAACAACAACTCACACGGAGAACTTTTAGTTAAGGTGGCAAGGCTGTGGGAACTCACATGAAAAACTCTGGAGAGGAAGGGTTGTCGCTGCTGGATCCGTTTTCTCTGAAGCCATTGCTGACCAGCTTCTCGTACTTTTCCTTGTAGGCGTCCCTCTCCCGGACCAGCCTGGAGATCTCCTGCTTTAGGTGCTCCacttgctgcagcagctggttcTTCTCCGACTCCAGGACGTGCCGCTGCTGGACCCTCTTGAAGCGGCAGGACTGGGCATAGCCCCTGTTTTTGAGGGTCCTCCTCTTCTGCTTCAGCCGGATCACCTCTTCCTTGCTGACGCCCCGCAGCTGCCGGTTGAGCTCCCGCACCGACATGGTCACCAGCTGCTCGTCGGAGAAGCGGTCGTCGAAGtggaggccgccgccgccgccgccgccgccgccgtggtGCGGGTGGTGCagccccccggcgccgccgccgccgccgccgccgccgccgccgccggagccggcGGCCGAGGAGGCGGAGGAGGGCGGCGCGCTGCCCGGCGCCGCGGCGTGGgggtgcccgccgccgccgccgccgccgccgccgtggtgcgggtggtggtggtggtggtggtagtgggGCGCGccgccctgcgccgccgccgcggcgatCACCGCCGACACCACGGCGGCCGCCGAGCCCATCTCCTCGGCCGGCACGGAGCCGCcggcgccggcggccgcggccaGCTGCTGCCCTCTAGCATAGCCATCGAAGGCGCCGGGCAGCGGGTGGTGGCTGCTGTTGATCAGCGCCTCCACCGCGTCCTCGGGGCTGAAGCCCAGCGCCTCCGGGTTGAGCTGCTGCGGGTAGCCCGTCATCCAGTAGTAGTCTTCCAGGTGGGTCTTCTGGTCGGTGCCGGAGCCGGGGCTGGGCGCCGAGAAGCTGGGGGACGGGGGCACGGAGCTGCAGGGCGTGCTCATCG
The Athene noctua chromosome 9, bAthNoc1.hap1.1, whole genome shotgun sequence DNA segment above includes these coding regions:
- the MAF gene encoding transcription factor Maf isoform X3; this encodes MASELAMSSSDLPTSPLAMEYVNDFDLMKFEVKKEPVETDRIISQCGRLIAGGSLSSTPMSTPCSSVPPSPSFSAPSPGSGTDQKTHLEDYYWMTGYPQQLNPEALGFSPEDAVEALINSSHHPLPGAFDGYGGAPHYHHHHHHPHHGGGGGGGGGHPHAAAPGSAPPSSASSAAGSGGGGGGGGGGGAGGLHHPHHGGGGGGGGGLHFDDRFSDEQLVTMSVRELNRQLRGVSKEEVIRLKQKRRTLKNRGYAQSCRFKRVQQRHVLESEKNQLLQQVEHLKQEISRLVRERDAYKEKYEKLVSNGFRENGSSSDNPSSPEFFM
- the MAF gene encoding transcription factor Maf isoform X1, with product MASELAMSSSDLPTSPLAMEYVNDFDLMKFEVKKEPVETDRIISQCGRLIAGGSLSSTPMSTPCSSVPPSPSFSAPSPGSGTDQKTHLEDYYWMTGYPQQLNPEALGFSPEDAVEALINSSHHPLPGAFDGYARGQQLAAAAGAGGSVPAEEMGSAAAVVSAVIAAAAAQGGAPHYHHHHHHPHHGGGGGGGGGHPHAAAPGSAPPSSASSAAGSGGGGGGGGGGGAGGLHHPHHGGGGGGGGGLHFDDRFSDEQLVTMSVRELNRQLRGVSKEEVIRLKQKRRTLKNRGYAQSCRFKRVQQRHVLESEKNQLLQQVEHLKQEISRLVRERDAYKEKYEKLVSNGFRENGSSSDNPSSPEFFMGSLRGFTAALAESS
- the MAF gene encoding transcription factor Maf isoform X2, with translation MASELAMSSSDLPTSPLAMEYVNDFDLMKFEVKKEPVETDRIISQCGRLIAGGSLSSTPMSTPCSSVPPSPSFSAPSPGSGTDQKTHLEDYYWMTGYPQQLNPEALGFSPEDAVEALINSSHHPLPGAFDGYARGQQLAAAAGAGGSVPAEEMGSAAAVVSAVIAAAAAQGGAPHYHHHHHHPHHGGGGGGGGGHPHAAAPGSAPPSSASSAAGSGGGGGGGGGGGAGGLHHPHHGGGGGGGGGLHFDDRFSDEQLVTMSVRELNRQLRGVSKEEVIRLKQKRRTLKNRGYAQSCRFKRVQQRHVLESEKNQLLQQVEHLKQEISRLVRERDAYKEKYEKLVSNGFRENGSSSDNPSSPEFFMYPRESSTTVM